The Populus nigra chromosome 19, ddPopNigr1.1, whole genome shotgun sequence genome includes a window with the following:
- the LOC133679883 gene encoding putative disease resistance RPP13-like protein 1: MFKRNNSQLIKASKQNMTTHRQWKSICRCFLKPPSSDMDTKNEEISTRSRELRNSCGERYKRSVGKITPTTSILDGSNVYGREKDIEVVLGWLLKGEAAINGRVFVVAIDGKEGVGKTTLAQLVYNDDTVVNAFDLRAWVFDDSELDFDVVSITRTILLSVTADHACNCSDDLDLLQVKLREKLSGKSCLIVLDDVRNLDYERWDLLCQPFAGSEVKIVVTTLNNSVPPIMAAISTHHLEVLSYVDCLSMLLDHAKAKSKFDTDPKLQAIMEKIARECKGLPRAAKDFGGRLLSTHYNDIGRRYIDL; encoded by the coding sequence atgttCAAGAGAAACAACTCACAGTTGATCAAAGcttcaaaacaaaacatgacCACACACCGTCAATGGAAGTCGATCTGTCGCTGTTTTTTGAAACCGCCAAGTTCTGATATGGATACCAAGAATGAGGAAATTAGTACAAGATCAAGAGAATTGAGAAACAGTTGTGGAGAGAGGTACAAGAGATCGGTAGGCAAAATAACCCCTACAACTTCTATACTTGATGGATCTAATGTTTATGGCAGAGAGAAGGACATAGAGGTCGTTCTTGGATGGTTACTGAAGGGAGAAGCAGCTATCAATGGAAGGGTTTTTGTGGTAGCTATAGATGGGAAGGAAGGGGTTGGCAAGACCACTCTAGCTCAGCTAGTGTACAATGATGACACAGTGGTCAACGCTTTTGATTTGAGAGCCTGGGTTTTTGATGATTCAGAATTAGACTTTGATGTTGTGAGCATAACAAGAACAATCCTGCTGAGCGTTACAGCTGATCACGCTTGCAATTGTAGTGATGATTTGGATTTGCTTCAGGTGAAGCTAAGAGAGAAACTTTCTGGAAAGAGCTGTTTAATTGTGCTAGATGATGTTCGCAATCTGGACTATGAACGGTGGGATCTTCTATGCCAACCCTTTGCAGGCTCTGAAGTTAAAATAGTTGTGACCACGCTAAACAACAGCGTCCCACCAATCATGGCTGCCATCTCCACTCACCATCTAGAGGTGTTATCATATGTCGATTGTCTGTCAATGCTTTTAGACCATGCGAAGGCAAAATCAAAGTTTGACACAGACCCAAAGCTTCAAGCAATTATGGAAAAAATAGCCAGAGAATGTAAAGGCTTACCACGGGCTGCAAAAGATTTTGGGGGCAGGCTGCTTTCTACTCACTATAACGATATTGGGAGAAGATATATCGATTTGTGA